The Bacillus spongiae genome segment CAATCAGCAACAAATAGTTGATGCTTCTGTTGTTATCGCAGTTCTTGGAGATATTCAAGCTTATAAAAATGCAGAACGCATTTATAGCGAATTAGTAAAAAATGGCTTAATGACTGATGAAATCAAGGATATGTATGTAAATAGTATCCTTCAAAATTATGGAACATTTCCTGCTGAGCGTTTGTCAAAAATCGCTATGATTGACGGCGGACTTGTTGCCATGCAACTCATGCTTGCTGCTAAAGCAAAAGGCTATGATACAGTGCCAATGGGAGGGTATGAGGAAGATAAATTTATAGAAGCGTTTAATGTTCCAGAAAATCTTGAGCCTGTCATGCTTATTTCACTAGGAAAAGGCGCAAAAGCAGGGTTCCCTAAAACACGCTTACCTCTCGATGATATTTTAGAGTGGAATAAATTTTAATAGTAAGATTTATTATATAAATAGTAAGAATGGTGGCGCTCTCCTTCAAAGGAGAGCGCCTTTATTTGTGTGGAAAAAATACACTTAGTTATATCATGTAATCTGTAGATAATATAAATGAATGGATAATAGGGCTTTTCTTTTTTTAGTAAGAACTAATAGAAGTACATTTATGATTATAGAGACAGTTGCTAATCCTATATTTTAATTACCTATTTTTGTAAATATAATCATAATATTGTATTGTTAACTGCAGCGTTTTTATTAATTGTTGGATATTTAAGTTATGCAATGTTTTCGGTTAAACATGAAAAATATGAAAATGAAATGAATAAAAAGAAAGAAAAATAAAAAAGAAGTATCTTATTATTTAAGATATCTTCTTTTTTTATTGTAATGATTCCAAATTCATTAAAAAATTACCCTATATTTTATAAGCAATAACCTTGTTTTTTTGGACTATATGATAGGTTGTTAAAGAATATAATTTTTCCTGAAGAATAAATCTTCCACGCCGTTTCAAAAGGTACTACTCTAGCTCCACTAGGAGCACCATTTGAAGTATATTTCTTGAAATCATAATCAACTCTTGTGGGGCTACCATCTGAACCAGTTGTGTGTGTTTACTTAGGGCATATCGGCTGTTATTTCTTTTAACGAAGATGACTATATATAAAGGTTTGTTACTTCCTCTCATTCTTACTAGTTATGTATCTTCTTTTATCTTCCTGACATATTGATGCAGGACAAGTCATACATTAGTACAAACTATTGGAAGGAATGGTGAGGGATGCGCAATCGATCAGATGAGATACGAAAGCAGATCGCTAAGAGAAGGAAGCATAAGTCAGGAAATTCATCTCTTAACAATGAATTAATCCCACCGGATGAAGAGCGCTATGGAGGAGAGCGTTTTTCTTCATACGTTTCTGAACCTCCAAATGAACCTCATCCCCTTTTTAACAAGGAGACCTTTTTGTTGAAAGTATTGCTCTCTGCTGTCATGGTTTTAACAGTAGGAATTCTTTATAAAAATGGCTCTCCGTCATTGGATGAAGCCCGGTCATTTGTCAGTACGACAATGGAGAATGAATTTCAATTTGCGGCTGTTTCTGCTTGGTACGAAGATCAATTTGGAAAACCTCTTTCACTAATACCAAAGGACCCTTCTTCTAAAGATGATCATTCAACTCAGCAAGATTTCTCTGTTCCCGCTTCTGGGAAAGTAATTGAAAACTTCCATCAAAATGGCAAGGGTGTTATGGTGGAAACAGGGTTGGATGAAGAGGTAAAAGCATTAAAGGCGGGTTGGGTTGTCTTTGCTGGAAAGGATGATGAATTTGGCAATACGGTCATTCTACAGCATGAGGATAAATCTGAATCTTGGTATGGGAATTTAGAAAATATTCAGGTCAATCAGTATACCAAAGTAGAAATTGGTAGCCCTGTAGGAAAAGTGAAAAATAATGATCAAAATGGTGAATTTTATTTTGCCATCAAAAAAGAAAATGGCTTTATCGATCCGATTCAGGTGATGAACTTTGAGTAGTGTGTGGCAAGTTTTAAAAAAAATTCACTTTCATCCGTTATTATGGCTTGTTGTGGGAATATCAATTTTAACGGGTTATTTTATTGATTTAGTCATTGTATTGAGCATATTAGTTGTGCATGAGTTAGGGCATGGAGTAATGGCTCATGTATTGTCATGGCGAGTAAAAAGGATTTCTCTTCTTCCGTTTGGTGGGGTAGCTGAAATGGATGAGTATGGGAATCGAAGTATGAAAGAAGAATTATTCGTTGTATTAGCAGGCCCTTTTCAACACATTTGGATGATGTTTTTCGGGTGGATATTCTTTGTCATGGGCTGGATTCCTCCTTATTATTATGAAGCATTTATGATGTATAATGTGATGATATTAGTGTTTAACCTATTGCCTATTTGGCCATTAGATGGAGGAAGGCTGGTAAATATCACATTGCATTCATTTTTTCCTTATATAGAGGCGAATAAATGGAGCATTCTAACATCTCTTGGTCTTCTTATATGTCTCAATCTATCTGTAATGTTCATGTTCCCCTTTCATTTTCATCTGTGGGTTGTGCTCAGCTTTTTATATGTTTCACTTTGGAGAGAATGGAAGCAACGAAAATATGCCCATATGAAATTTTTATTAGAACGTTATTATGGAAAGAAAACAAAAGTAACGAAACTAAAACCAATGAAAGTACAAAGTGAAGAGCTAGTTCTTACTGTTTTAGAACGATTTTATAAAGGGTATAAACATCCAGTTATTGTAATAGAAGATGGTCGCGAAGCGGGTAAACTTGATGAAAATGAATTGCTTTTTGCCTTTTTTGCAGATAAGCGTACGATGGCAAAAGCGAAAGACCTACTGTATCTTTATTGACTAAGCTTGTTTTTTTTCTTACAGTAGATATGAATAAAGGTATAAAGGGAAACGAGCCTAGTTGCTCGTTTTTCTACTGAATAGTTTAACTAGTATTGTTTGACATAGATGTAGACAGAAAGAAGTGGTTAAAAATCGATAAATTAATCGTAAATGCTCGTGGTAGAGAAAAGAGATGGGCTCATTTTCAATCAGGACAACTTGTGTCATGGGATTTCTTTCGAGATGAAGATCAATCAATTGTTGGCAATATTTACATAGGGGTCGTAAAGAAGATTGTACCAGGGTTAAATGCAGCGTTTGTAGATATCGGAATGGATAAGAATGGATATTTATATCGTGACGATATCGTCTCATTTGTTCATTACTCCGTTTCAGAAGAGGAAAAGCAAGCTATGTCAATAAGCAAGTTTCTTCATCAAGGAGAAAAAGTAATCGTCCAAGTGAAAAAAGACGGTAATGATATAAAAGGGCCTAAGCTCACTAACGTCATTGAGTGGACCGGAGATAAAGTAGTGTACATGCCTGAAGGAAAATATGTCGCTGTTTCAAAGAAGAAATCGGATGAGGAAAGAACGTTGTGGAAAGAAAGGGCTCAAAACTGGAAGCGGGCAGAAGAAGGGTTAATCATTAGAACAGAAGCTTTTGCTGCTACGGAAGATGAAGTGATCAATGAACTTTTTCATTTAAGAGCTAAAAACGATGCTGTACTTGGACTTATGAATGACAAGAAACCTCCATATTTATTATATAAGCAAAACCCTTTCCTACATTCAATTATGGAAAAAGGAAAAAACATTACTGAGGGTATGATTATCTGTGATGAATCTTCCTTTCTTGCTGAGATGAAAGACACCACTCAACTACAGCATCTCGAATTTGAGTGGTATCCAAAAAATGAAGGGATATTTACGGAATTTTCTATTGAACGCGATCTTGAAAAATTATTTAAGAATATTGTTTGGTTAGATAACGGTGCTTATATCATTATAGATAAAACGGAAGCTATGACTGTCATTGATGTTAATACAGGCAAATATACTGGAGAACAACGGCTGACAGATACCGCGTTTAAAACGAATGTAGCTGCTGCGAAAGTTGTGGCAGAACAAATTATTCTTCGTAACTTAAGTGGCATTATATTAGTTGATTTTATTGATATGAAGAGGAAGCATGAGCAAGATGAGGTGATGAAAACCTTCATTAAAAGCTTAGGAACGGATGATAAACGAACGAGAGTACTTGGTTTTACAAAGCTCGGCATTTTACAAATGACTCGCAAAAAAATAACGCTAGATGTCTCCGATTCATTTACTACGGATTGCCCATCATGTTTTGGCAAAGGAAAGGTTTTGAGTGCTGAGAGTGTAGGATATCGGCTAGAGAGAGAATTGTGGGAATACGAAAACAATGATGCCGGGACAATTGTAATTGAAACAACCAAGGAAGTGAAAAAAGCATTTTGTGGTGAGGAGAATACCCATTTGATTCGATTTCAACGGGTCATTGGTAAAATGATTAGCTTTCAGTTAACAGAAACAAAGGTACCATATTATCAAATTGTGCGAATAGTGGATTAGTAAGTATAAATGCTGATAAATTAAAATGATATATTGACACTCGGTATGTAAAAGTGATAAAATTTCTAATGTTATTGATTGTAGCACCTGTGCTACAACCGCACAATTCAGGTTATAAGTTTTTGCCGTAGCAAAACGCCTGTGATTGGCGAGTCTGAGTTTATAAGGAGGTGCCATGTATGTACGCAATTATCGAAACTGGCGGAAAACAAATCAAAGTAGAAGAAGGTCAAGCAATCTACATTGAAAAGTTAAACGTAGCAGAAGGAGAATCTGTTACATTTGACAAAGTTTTATTCGTAGGCGGAGAAGATGTAAAAGTAGGAAGCCCACTTGTTGAAGGCGCTACAGTTACAGCGAAAATTGAAAAACAAGGTCGTGCTAAAAAACTTGTTGTTTTCAAATATAAGCCGAAGAAAAACTACCGTCGTAAGCAAGGTCATCGTCAACCATACACAAAAGTTGTGATTGAAAAAATCAACGCGTAATGGTGGTAGACATGATTAACATAGTCATTACTAAATCTTCCATTGATAGTGAAAGGATTACATCCTTTACTATGGAAGGTCACGCTAATTTTGCCGAACATGGTCAGGATATCGTTTGTGCCGGTGCTTCGGCTGTATCTATAGGTACCATTAATGCGATTGAAGAAATAACAGGTAAAGAGCCCGTTGTTTATCAATCACCTGATGGTGGGTTCTTGCATTTTGAGCTTCCAGAAAGCCTTTCGGAAAAGGAAGATGAGCAAGTACAATTACTTCTAAAAGGTATGGTCGTGTCATTGGAAACGATTCAACAAGATTATAAGAAATACATGAAATTAACCTTCAAACAATAGGAGGTGGAACATATGCTAAGATTAGATCTTCAGTTTTTTGCGTCTAAAAAGGGAGTAGGTTCAACAAAGAACGGTCGTGATTCAATCTCTAAACGCTTAGGTGCTAAGCGTGCAGACGGTCAATTCGTAACAGGTGGTTCAATCCTTTACCGTCAACGCGGTACAAAGATTTACCCAGGTGCGAACGTAGGTCGTGGAGGCGATGATACTCTTTTCGCAAAAATCGACGGCGTTGTAAAATTTGAACGTTTAGGTCGTGACAAAAAGCAAGTAAGCGTATATCCAGTAGCGAAAGAAGCTTAATCTTTTTAAGACGAACTCTAACCGGCTAACGGTTAGAGTTTTCTTGTTGTATAAAGGGGTTATTTGACAGTTACTTTGTAAGGTCGACCTTTTTATCATTACGTATTATCTTTTTTTAAGTCGAATAGTGAAGGATATATAATCGAAAGACTTTACTATTCGTGTTGTTTTTACCGAATGGGCGCACTAGTATTTTATTTCTGCTATACTTATGACAAAGAGAATTCGGTATAGGAGTGCAATAATGATACAAAATTGGACGGTTGAAGAAGCGTTAAGACATGCTAGGCATGATTTTATGAACCAACTACAGTTAATAAAGGGGAATTTAGATTTAAATCGAGTGGATCAAGCGAAATTGATCATTGATGGTATTGTGATGGAAGCTCAAAGGGAATCCATGCTTTCGAAATTAAAATCACCAAATTTTGTAGAATGGTTATTAACGTATAATTGGACAAAAAATGTGATTCATTTAGAGTATGACATTATAGCAGTTGAAGAAAATCACCGATTAAAAGAGGATGTCCTTGTAGAGTGGTTAGGCACATTTTTAAAGCAGCTTGAAAATCAAGTAGAACTAATGACGGAAAATAACTTATGCTTAAAGATTAATATTACGTCTGAAGAATCCCGGTTCATTTTAGATTTTCAAGGAATAATAAAAGATGAGATAAACATAAGTAAGTGGTTAAAGAGGGGACTTCTGTCTGAGGAGATGGAAGTGACATTACAATCATTGTCAAATAAAGAAATAGTATTAGAGTTAATCGTTAAGTCCTAACGATTATTTTGCATAGTCGTTTGAAATTGAGGAGGTAACATATG includes the following:
- a CDS encoding nitroreductase family protein, producing the protein MSNKAMSNEEYLNKVKELDTTTEKPKELDDIEFFTVAKERRSVRQYDPSFKIEESEIRDILEVATQAPSSSNLQPWRFLVIQDQAEKERLLPIANNQQQIVDASVVIAVLGDIQAYKNAERIYSELVKNGLMTDEIKDMYVNSILQNYGTFPAERLSKIAMIDGGLVAMQLMLAAKAKGYDTVPMGGYEEDKFIEAFNVPENLEPVMLISLGKGAKAGFPKTRLPLDDILEWNKF
- a CDS encoding M50 family metallopeptidase, producing MWQVLKKIHFHPLLWLVVGISILTGYFIDLVIVLSILVVHELGHGVMAHVLSWRVKRISLLPFGGVAEMDEYGNRSMKEELFVVLAGPFQHIWMMFFGWIFFVMGWIPPYYYEAFMMYNVMILVFNLLPIWPLDGGRLVNITLHSFFPYIEANKWSILTSLGLLICLNLSVMFMFPFHFHLWVVLSFLYVSLWREWKQRKYAHMKFLLERYYGKKTKVTKLKPMKVQSEELVLTVLERFYKGYKHPVIVIEDGREAGKLDENELLFAFFADKRTMAKAKDLLYLY
- the rplU gene encoding 50S ribosomal protein L21, encoding MYAIIETGGKQIKVEEGQAIYIEKLNVAEGESVTFDKVLFVGGEDVKVGSPLVEGATVTAKIEKQGRAKKLVVFKYKPKKNYRRKQGHRQPYTKVVIEKINA
- the rpmA gene encoding 50S ribosomal protein L27, producing MLRLDLQFFASKKGVGSTKNGRDSISKRLGAKRADGQFVTGGSILYRQRGTKIYPGANVGRGGDDTLFAKIDGVVKFERLGRDKKQVSVYPVAKEA
- a CDS encoding M23 family metallopeptidase — translated: MRNRSDEIRKQIAKRRKHKSGNSSLNNELIPPDEERYGGERFSSYVSEPPNEPHPLFNKETFLLKVLLSAVMVLTVGILYKNGSPSLDEARSFVSTTMENEFQFAAVSAWYEDQFGKPLSLIPKDPSSKDDHSTQQDFSVPASGKVIENFHQNGKGVMVETGLDEEVKALKAGWVVFAGKDDEFGNTVILQHEDKSESWYGNLENIQVNQYTKVEIGSPVGKVKNNDQNGEFYFAIKKENGFIDPIQVMNFE
- a CDS encoding Spo0B C-terminal domain-containing protein; its protein translation is MIQNWTVEEALRHARHDFMNQLQLIKGNLDLNRVDQAKLIIDGIVMEAQRESMLSKLKSPNFVEWLLTYNWTKNVIHLEYDIIAVEENHRLKEDVLVEWLGTFLKQLENQVELMTENNLCLKINITSEESRFILDFQGIIKDEINISKWLKRGLLSEEMEVTLQSLSNKEIVLELIVKS
- a CDS encoding ribosomal-processing cysteine protease Prp, producing the protein MINIVITKSSIDSERITSFTMEGHANFAEHGQDIVCAGASAVSIGTINAIEEITGKEPVVYQSPDGGFLHFELPESLSEKEDEQVQLLLKGMVVSLETIQQDYKKYMKLTFKQ
- a CDS encoding Rne/Rng family ribonuclease → MFDIDVDRKKWLKIDKLIVNARGREKRWAHFQSGQLVSWDFFRDEDQSIVGNIYIGVVKKIVPGLNAAFVDIGMDKNGYLYRDDIVSFVHYSVSEEEKQAMSISKFLHQGEKVIVQVKKDGNDIKGPKLTNVIEWTGDKVVYMPEGKYVAVSKKKSDEERTLWKERAQNWKRAEEGLIIRTEAFAATEDEVINELFHLRAKNDAVLGLMNDKKPPYLLYKQNPFLHSIMEKGKNITEGMIICDESSFLAEMKDTTQLQHLEFEWYPKNEGIFTEFSIERDLEKLFKNIVWLDNGAYIIIDKTEAMTVIDVNTGKYTGEQRLTDTAFKTNVAAAKVVAEQIILRNLSGIILVDFIDMKRKHEQDEVMKTFIKSLGTDDKRTRVLGFTKLGILQMTRKKITLDVSDSFTTDCPSCFGKGKVLSAESVGYRLERELWEYENNDAGTIVIETTKEVKKAFCGEENTHLIRFQRVIGKMISFQLTETKVPYYQIVRIVD